The following nucleotide sequence is from Paracrocinitomix mangrovi.
TCTAAAAGGTCCACCTGAAGCTGTGAGGTAAATTTTTTCAATTGGATTTTGAAATTCTCCTACTATGCATTGAAAAATCGCCGAGTGTTCTGAGTCAACCGGATAAATATTAACTCCCTTTTCACGTGCTAATTTGGTAATTATTTCTCCAGCAACAACCAATGTTTCTTTATTGGCTAGTGCAATATTTTTACCTGCTTCAATTGCTTTAATTGTAGGTTTTAATCCTGCAAATCCAACAATACCTGCAACAACCAAATCCACCTCATCCATTTGCACAACATCTTCTAATGCAGTAGCACCAGTGTAGGTTTTTATATCTTCTTCCCACAATACGCTTTCTACTTTTTCATAGAGCGCTTCATTAGAAATAACCACACAATTAGGCTTGAACTTTAGTGCTTGTTCAATTAATAAATCAGCATTATTATGGGCAGTGAGCACAGAAACTTCAAATTGATCGGGATAATTCTCAATAACCTCCAGGGCTTGAGTTCCAATGGATCCTGTAGATCCTAATATCGCCAATCTTTTCTTGTGCATGAGGCAAAAGTAACTTTAAGTAAAGTTAAAATGTTATAAAAAGTAAAGTATTTATTCTTGATCAACTATACGTTTATCTAAATTTATGCGTTAAGCATTTTACAAAAGAAAATTTTTGAAAGCACTATCTAAAATATTGATCCTTATTGCTTTGGTTTTCTCAACCCAATTGGCCTTTTCACAAGAAGATACCACAAAGGTGAATCCAAAAGTTACCGTTATAAAAAATGACGGAGCAACATACACTGGAACTATTGAAAAAGATGATGCCAGAGAAATATTGTTGAGATCAGATCAAGTAGGTTTAATGTATATCCCTAAACACTTGATTAAGGAAATCAAACCTTTTAAAGAAGAAGCAGAAGAGGAAGTTGTTAAGGAAACAACGGTAGTAGATACTGTTAAAGAAGAAGTTGTAGAAATTGAAAAGGAAGAACCTATAGAAGTTGATCCAAAAACCAAAAAAGAGGTACATCCGGATGATACCATAACTTATGCTAATTATCATTCTACAAAAAACATTTATTCAGATAACGCATTTCCATTGAGAAAGGGAGAAGCTTATTTAAAAACAACTTTTGTAGGAATAGAAGGTGGACTACCATTGACCAAAAACTGGTCTGTAAGTGCAATAGCCTCATTTTTTGGAGCACCGGCTGCGCTTAAAACCAAATTTAGCTTTCCTGTTTCAGATGAATTCAGGATGTCTTTAGATGCAGGTTATGGTACTATGGCATTTGGCACATGGTTAGGAAGAGGAATTAGAGATGGTGCAGGATTTATGTCTTTTACTGCAACATTTGGAGACAGAATAAACAACTTTTCTGTAAAAGGAGGTTACGTATTTATTCATGAATACTGGAACAATGGTTTTACCTGGGACCCTAACACACAAATGTTCATTCCAATTCAAGCAGATATGGCATATCACCACGGACCTTTTATTAATGTAGGAGGACAGTATGCTTTCACAAATTCTTCATCATTGGTTTGTGATGCTACAGCAGTTTTGATTGAAAATTCTTTTGGTATGTCAGTTGGAGCTTCAGTAAGATTTGGAAAAAGTCCGAAAAATAAATGGCTATTGGGTGGTTCTTTATATGTAGTAGATGGCTTTTTCTCTCCTATTCCAATGCCGCACGTTTCTTACACATATATCTTTCCTGCAAGAAAACCTTGATATAAATATTGCGATAACCAAAAAAACTATTTAAATTTGCGCGCCCGTCTGAATTTTTACTGTTTCAGATATTTAGGCGAGCCCCAAAAGCGTTTGGGAAAAATGATCAGCAAATGATCTATATTATTGCGGGTGTGGTGAAATTGGTAGACACGCTAGACTTAGGATCTAGTGCCGCGAGGTGTGTGGGTTCGAGTCCCTCCACCCGCACATTGTGGTCCCATCTCATTCCGATTTGAGTCGGGATTGGAGGGGACCATTTTTTTTTCGCACAAGTTGCGATTGTAATGCAAATTTTAATTGTTCAAAAAAGTAAAGTATGAACGTAGTTGAGGAAAAAATTGATGCGCTAAATGCAGTTTTAAGAGTGAAAATTGCTCCTGAAGACTATGCAGATAAGGTAGAAAATACCTTAAAAGATTACCGTAAACAGGCAAACATGCCCGGATTCAGACCTGGAAAAACTCCAATAAGTCTTATCAAAAAGAAATACGGTAAAGCAGTATTAGCAGAAGAATTGAATAAAGCGGTGAGTCAATCACTTCATGATTTTATTACTTCAAATAACATCAATATTTTAGGAAATCCACTTCCTAAAGAAGATGAAGAGGTAAAAGGTGATTTTGACAATCCAACTGAGTTTGAATTTGTATATGAGATTGGAATCACTCCTGAATTCGATCTTAAATTATCTAAGAAAAATAAATTCGAGCACCTTACTGTAAAAGTAGACAAGGACATGCTTGATAAAGAAGTTGAGAACCTTGCCAGAAGATACGGAAAACTAGTTTCTGAAGAAGCTGTTGGTGAAAGAGATATGGTGATGGGTGAGTTCACTGAAGTAAAAGGTGAAATCAAAAACAACTCAACTATTTCAATGGAATACGTTGAAGATAAAGCCACTCAAAAGAAATTTATTGGTGCAAAGGTTGGTGATGTAATCAACATTGATCCTAAAAAAGTTTCAAAAGGTGAACAAGACATGGCTTCTATGTTGGGTATCACTGAAGAAGAAGCGGCAGGACTGAAATCTAAATTCGACTTTAAAATCACTGAAATCAAAAGAATGATTCCTGCTGATGTGAATCAAGAACTTTTTGACAAATTATTTGGTGAAGGAAATGTGAAGTCTGAAAAAGAATTGAGAGAGAGAATTGAAGCAGACTTAAAAAACATGTTTGCCAACGATTCTGATCGTATATTGAACCAAAAAATGGTAGATGAATTAGTTGACAAAACTAAAGTTGATTTACCTGAAGAATTCTTAAAGAGATGGATTTTAGCATCTGCAAAAGAGGAAATAACTTCTGACCAAATTGAAGCTGATTTTGATAACTACAAGAAAAGCTTGAAATGGCAGTTGATTCAGAATAAAATCATCAAAGACAACGACATTAAGGTTGATCCACAGGAGGCAGTTGATTACACAAAAAGTTTGTTGGTTAATCAATACGCTCAATACGGCATGCCTGCTCCGGATGATGAGCAATTAGACGGACAAGCTAAAAACGTGTTGTCAAATCAAGAAGAAGCAAATAGAATTTACGATAACTTGTACAACAACAAAATAATGGCTCATTTGAAAGAGGCTGTTACTTTGACTGAAAAAGCTTTGCCTTACGAAAAGTTTATTGAGCAAGCTTATAGCAACTAGTTATCTAGAATAAATTTTCTGGACTTTATACTTTAAAATAATACCTATCTTTATAGGTATTATTTTTTTGCAATTTATTTAAGCCAATGTATAATAAAGACGAATTTAGAAAATACGCTGTAAAACATCAGGGGATAAGCAGCAATACAGTTGATAGTTACATGTCAACAATCACATCCATGACTCCATATATCTTGGAAGAAAGACAATTAAATGTTCAGGCAATGGACGTTTTCTCAAGATTGATGATGGACAGAATCATCTTTTTAGGGACAGGAATTGATGATCAAGTAGCAAATATCATAACAGCACAGTTGTTGTTTTTGGAATCAACAGATCCTAAAAAAGACATACAGATTTACATGAACTCACCAGGAGGTAGTGTATATGCGGGATTAGGAATTTATGATACTATGCAATTTATCTCTCCTGACGTAGCAACAATTTGTACAGGTATGGCAGCTTCAATGGGAGCGGTATTATTGTGTGCTGGAGCAAAAGGAAAAAGAGCTGCATTGCCTCACTCAAGAGTAATGATTCACCAACCTTTAGGTGGAGCTCAAGGACAAGCGTCTGACATTGAAATTACAGCTAGAGAGATTTTAAAGTTGAAAAAAGAGCTTTACGAAATCATTGCAAAGCACTCAGAAAATGATTACGATAAAGTTTACCAAGATAGTGATAGAGATTACTGGATGATTGCTGAAGAAGCAAAAGAATACGGTATGGTTGATGAAGTTTTGAGTAGACAAAAATAAGATGGGTAAAGACGAAAATATCAGTTGTTCATTTTGTGGGAGAGCAAAGGTTGATACCGGCATTTTAATAGCTGGTTTAACCGGTCATATATGTGCTAATTGTATTGAACAAGCTCATGGTATTATCGAAGAGCAAAAAAAGCACGATCACGCGCAACAGGTAAATCACGATTTTAGATTACTTACTCCACAACAGATCAAAGAAGAACTGGATGAGTATGTAATTGGTCAGGATGACGCTAAAAAAGTGTTGGCTGTATCTGTTTACAATCACTACAAAAGATTGTCTTTAGTGGATAATCAAAGTGATTTTGAAATTGATAAATCTAACGTGATTTTGGTGGGAAGAACCGGAACCGGTAAAACGCTTTTGGCTAAGACCATTGCTCGTTCATTGAACGTGCCTTTTTGTATTGCTGATGCTACTGTTTTAACAGAAGCGGGATATGTAGGAGAAGATGTTGAATCAATTTTATCAAGATTACTTCAAGCTGCAGATTACAATGTAGAAGCTGCTGAAAAGGGAATCGTGTTCATTGATGAGATAGATAAAATTGCCAGAAAATCTGACAATCCTAGTATTACAAGAGATGTATCGGGCGAAGGCGTGCAGCAAGCCATGTTAAAATTGTTGGAGGGGACAGAAGTTAACGTTCCACCACAAGGAGGTAGAAAGCACCCTGAGCAAAAAATGATCAAAGTAAATACCAAAAACATCTTATTCATTGCCGGAGGAGCCTTTGATGGAATCGAAAAACTCATAGCACGTAGGCTTAACACTAACGTGATAGGATTCTCATCAAAAGATGAAAAAACTGACACTGAAAACTTACTACAATACGTTATACCTTCTGACATCAAAGAATTTGGATTGATTCCTGAATTAATTGGTAGAATGCCTGTGTTGACTTATTTGGATCCATTAGATGAAAAAGCTTTAAAGCGCATCTTAACAGAACCAAAAAACGCATTGATCAAGCAGTATATTCAACTATTCAATTTAGATAATATCGACCTTAAATTTGATGCAGATGTTTTTGACTTTATTGTTGAAAAAGCGTTGGAATACAAACTTGGAGCAAGAGGTTTAAGATCAATTTGCGAAGCGATTCTAAATGATGCCATGTTTGAATTACCATCTAAAAAAGACACTACTGAACTTAGAATTACATTAGAATATGCTGAGTCCAAATTTGCAGGTTCAAAAATGGCGCAGCTTAAAATCGCTTAATTATGGATAAAAACAAAATTGCCGTAGTTGATTACCATGATTACACTTCAGGTGATCCGGAAAAAAGAGCTCGTTTTATTCAAGAGTTTGGAGATTCATTCTCTAACATGGGTTTTGCCATTGTTAAAAACCATGGAGTAAGTGAAGAACTTAAAGCCAAATTATTTGAAGTTTCAAAAGCTTTCTTTGCATTACCTGATGATGTAAAGAAGCAATATGAAGATGAAGCAAATCATGGACAAAGAGGGTACATTTCAAAAAATAAAGAAAGTGCAAAAGGCCAATCTGTTCCTGATATAAAAGAATTTTATCACATTGGTCAAACTGTTACAGATGGTGATCCAATTAAAAGTGAATATCCAGACAATATCTTTCCTGATGTAATTGCTGAATTTGAAGCAGTTACTCAAAAAGTATATCAAACATTTGAGCAAACAGGTAGAAATTTACTGCGTTCAACTGCACTGTATCTAGATTTACCTGAGACTTATTTTGACGATAAAATCCACAATGGGAATAGCATTTTAAGATTGTTGCATTACTATCCTGTAAAAGACAAATCGCAAATTCCTGCCGGAGCTGTTAGAGCTGCTGCTCATGGTGATATCAACTTAATTACACTGTTAATGGGTGGATCTGCTGATGGACTAGAAGCACAAACTTTAGATGGTGAATGGATTCCGGTAAGCCCTGCAGATGATGAGATTGTGATTAACATTGGAGACATGTTAGCGAGATTAACAAACGATAGATTGAGATCAACTCAACACAGAGTTATCACACCAAGAGAAGAGTCATGGTTAACACCAAGATACTCTACTCCGTTTTTCTTGCACCCAAGATCAGATATGGATTTGACATGTTTAGACACTTGTATCTCAGATGAAAATCCTAAGTTGTATGAAGATATGACAGCAGGTGAATTCCTAACAGAAAGACTAATTGAATTAGGATTGAAAAAAGCCTAATCCAATTCACATAAAATATCAAATCCCACCCAATGCGGTGGGATTTTTTTTGCTACATGTTAAAAGTTTATACTTTTAAGCAAAATTTTAATTATGAAACATTTAACCCAATTACTGCTTCTATTTATTCCATTTCTTTCGTTGAGTCAATCGAGTATTTCAAAAGGATTTAACTATACAGGAACATCCGCCATAAGTGGTGCATACATTGAAAAAGACCTCACTAATAATGAGTTTTATGTGTCTACTCAAAAACAAAACGCTACAAACACTTTTGTCACCATTACTAAACTAAGTGAAAATGGAAAAACACTATGGTCAACTAAACATGATTTTCCGGCTTTATACATATCGGCTTTAAGCGGTTTTTTTGATATCAAAATTGTAGGCTCCTATTTATATACCGGTCATCTTTTGTCTACATCTCCTTCTGCCAATTCAATCAAAATTTTAAAGTTTGATATGAGTGGTAATTACGTAGATGAACTTGATATTACAACCGCCAACGGTTTTTACAGAAGAAAATCAGAAATGTCAGTTACTGATAATGATAAACTCATTTTTGCTGCACAGTTAAACGGAAGTAATACCGTACTCACATATTTAATTGATCCCGTAACCATGACTGTTGCTAACAATGTTGTTACCGGAGCTTCTTCAGATGGAGCAACACAAGATTTTAGAATGTTTTGGACAGAAAATGACGGAGATAACAACGTCATTGCCTTCAATAGAGCGGATTCTATTAGGTTTTTTAAGTTAAACAATGTAGGAGTAGCTATTGATAGTTTTAGTATTTATTCTCCTAACGCAGATTTGGCTGACTTTGCTATCAATGGAAATAACTATGAAATGGTTTTGAACACAACGACTACACCATCTGTTCCAGCTGACAATCCGGTTATTGTTAAAACTATTTCAAATACCGGATCCGCCATAACTGACTTCTCATTCGATCCTATGGCTCCTTATCAGTATTCAGATATTGCCCTTGATCAAAATGGGGATTATCTAGTGTCTTGCCGTGGACCTTGGGCTGGAGTGAACACTACTAATAGTGCAATTATTAAAATCAATAGTTCAGGAATTCAACAAGAATTTTCTATTGAAGAAACAAAATTGTGTGAAATTGATATAACCGCTTCAAACATATTTTCCTCTGGAATAGAAGCTGATATAGTGAATGATTGTCAGGAAGATCATGAAGGATTGACATTTATTAAATATGAAGAAAACTCAACGCCAGAATTAAATATTGCTTCTCCGCATATGAAACTTGAAAACAATAATATTGAAGCCGTTATTTCTTCATGTGGTAGCAATTTTCAAGACACTTACAACGGAATCAATGGTTATTTAGTGAATGGTACTGATGCCATTTATAGATCAGTATTGCATATATGTGGTGTTGATCAAATGGGTCAAATTCATTCCTCTTCTCAAAATTACTACGAGGTTTATGCCGCCGGCCCTGTCACAAATCAAACAGATTATGTACAAACAGAAAGAGATAAATGGGACAGGGTTTGGATAATCGACAAACAACAAATTGATGCACATATTTTAGCTTTTCAAACAGGAGATGCTTCTTATAAAATTCCAGAAGTGATTCTTAATTGGCCAGCACATGGTGATGTAAGCAAAGGACAATTGGCAAATTTGGCCAGGTATAAGGATATAAACAGCAATGGAGTTTATGAGCCTCATGAAGGTGAATATCCATTGATAAAAGGAGATTACTGTGCACTTTCAATTTACAATGACTTTAATACTGATACTGCCAACAATTGTATTTTATCTACCGACAGAATGAATGTGCAGATTTCAGAATATCAGTATGGATTTCAATGTACTGGTGACTCTGCCTTGCAAAACACATTGTTTACTTATTATGAGATAATTAATTTATCAGCTAATGACTATGATTCTACTGTTATTGGTCATTACAATGACTTTGATGTTGCACAAGTATTTGCCAATTATGTAGGAACAGATCCTTCAAGAGGGATGACCTATTCATGGTATACTCAGTTTGATTCTATCCATCAGTCCTATGTTATTTTAGGTGCAAATATGATGGCAGATGGCTTTGATAATCCATATGGCATAGGAGCTCTAGAAAGTGTAAATGGAATTGGATTTGGTGACGGAATTGAAGATAATGAAAGAATGGGAATGACTAATTCTATGTACTTCAATGCAGGTGGAGGCGTTACAGGAGATCCCAGCACAGTATCTGACTATTTTAGTTATTTGTATTCAATTTGGAAAGATGGAACTCATGTTACTTATGGAGGAACAGGCCACAATAGTTCCGGAATTGAAAGTGATTATTTCTTTCCTGGAGGAGACGACACTTTGTTTGGGGGGACTAGCGGCACAGACCCGGGTGGAGATTGGTCAGAAGTAGGTGAAAGCAATCCGGCAGGAGACAGAAGAATTATTGGATCTGTAGGACCAATTTCATTTGACATGCAAGACACATTATTTTTTGATATTGCCTATGTGTCAGGAGTAAAAAATTCAAGTGGGTTAAGCAGTCATGAAATACTGGATGAAAACGTAGATTCATCTCGAGCTTATTTTATTGACAACACAACACCTTGCGGTCAAGATTTTGATTTCTATGCTCCTTTTGATGGACCTTATCCTTCAATTGGGTTTGAAGAAAATGTTGCTACACTTTTAGTTTATCCAAATCCTACAAAAGGCAATTTGACCGTTCAAAACATCAAGGAAAATAGCACCCTAATAATATACAATTCAAATGGTTCAATATTGTATGTTAACCAAAACGTATCTAACGGAATTGTTTTAAATGTCAACGATTACGCTAAGGGCTTATATATACTGGAGATTAGCTCAGATCAGAGCACTGAACGAATTAAATTCATCAAACAATAAATTAAAATCCCACCCAATGCGGTGGGATTTTTTTTAGATTAGCAAGGAATGAAAAACAGTAAAATATATCTCTACTCATTTGGTTTTATAGCCGTTATGCTGCTATTATTCTATTTGTTAGGATCTATTTTATTGCCATTTGTGATAGGTTTAATGCTGGCGGCAATCTTGAATCCTTTAGTTAAAAAAGTACAAAGGTTGATACCAAATAGAAATTTAGCCGTAACCAGCTTACTCGTTTTGACCTTTGCCGTATTTACCTCTGTTTTATACATTTTTGGTAACGAGATTGTCAAAGACATTCAAAGACTGAATGGTGCCTTTGTAACATTTGCAGATGACCATCACGAGCAAATAGATGAAACCAATGCAGAAATCAGATCCTTTCTTCAGCAGATTTATAACACAGATCAAGTTCAAGAAGGAATCCATACAATTGAAAATGAATCTGATTCATTACAGGCCACAGCTTTAGACAATTTACAAACCGCACTTTCAGGAATCAGTTCTTTTATAGGATCATCAGATAACAGTCCAGAAGAAGTTAAGGAGGTGGTGAACCTCAATTGGATGGCTATTTTTCTGGGATCCATCATTTACTTCCTTTACATTATTTACACCTTCAATTATTTTGAAGAAAAATACCAAAAGTACTTTGATGGCAATTTAAAGAAAATGCAGTTTATCAAAGATTTCATAAGTGATTTCAAGCGCATTTTTCTCAACTATTTTGGAAAAAGAACTGAAGTGGTAGTGATTTGTTTTGCCGTGTTCTTAATCACCTTTTTGATAGTTGACCTGCCGGGTGGGATTATAATAGCATGTATTGCAGCTATTTTATGTTATATACCACATTTTCATTATTTGGCTTTGATTCCAATATCTTTAGGGTGCTGGGTATTGTCAATGGAAACAGGAACGGGATTTTTTGTATACCTGGGTAGTATAGCAGGTGTTTTTGTTGTTGTTTCTGTACTGGAAGAATTACTTTTTACGCCTAAAATCATGAAGGATTACAATGGATTAAATCCGGCCATTATGATTCTTTCTTTTGCATTATGGAGCCATTTGTTTGGCACCGTTTTAGGAACTTTAATAGCACTGCCACTTACTACTGTTATATTAATCTATATAGACAGATTACTGGTACATACTAAAGAAGTGTTGATAGAAGAAAATGAACAAGTAAATATTTGAAGTAAGACAAAAAATTACTTGCTTTAATTTGAATGAATAATCGTATTTTCATTTCATGAGTTTTCCAGAAGACATTGATTTCATTCAACAGTTGGCTCGTATGCTTTACACTGCAGGTCAAATAGATGGCGATTTTTCTAGGGATGAGAAAAAAGCATCACTATCAATCATCCATCAATTAAGTCAAAAAAATTTCGGTGAATATGCGGAACAATTGATGATTAACGAAATAAAGGATCTGGTTGAAAACAATTCCTCTTCTGCGGATTTGATACAAGACTTTAAACAGTATTATCATCAACATAAAAACTTATTTACTGATGATATAAAAACTGACTTTTTAAAAACAATAGATGCGGTTGTATATGCTCACTCTAAACGGAACAAGTCAGAATTAACTTTACTATCTCAATTGGAAATACTTTTCTTTGGAATTAAAGTAAAATAAAAAAACCCTCAAGTGGTTAGCTCGAGGGTCAAGGTATTTGGTTTGTTGTTGTAGATTATTCGCTGCTTTGAGAAATCAAATCAAACAATGGTTTTAAATCCGGTGAGATAATGATTTCAATTCTTCTGTTTTTTGCTTTATCATCAGGATCAACCGGATGAAACTCAGATCTACCTGCTGCAGTAATTTTTGCAGGATCCATATGACTGTTACCTAACATAATCTCCACTACTGCTGTTGATCTTAATACTGATAATTCCCAGTTATTCTTTGGATGTGCACTACTTTTCATTGGGTCCGAATCTGTATGACCTTCTACAATAATGTCCAGTTCAGTTTGATCTTGTAATACTTTAGCCAAATCTATCAATACTCCTTTTCCTTCATTATTTACTACTGTACTACCTGAAGGGAAAAGTAATTTGGCTTCCATTGAAACATAGATTTTTCCATCCTTTTCAACTACAGTAATTCCCTTATCGGCAAAACCTCTCAATGCTTCGGTGATTTTAGCTTTTAGATCAGCTACAATCTTCTCTTGCATTTTAATTACTTTCTCTAATTCCTCTATTCTTTCTTCTTTAGCCTTAATAGCTTTTTCACGCGCAATTAAATCTTGTTCCAATTTATTAAGTCTGTCTTCTTTTTTCTGAAGTTCTACTCTTGTGTCTTCTAAATCTCCCACCAACTTTTGCATGTCTTGAGATCCTGAAGCCATCATTTTTTCATAGCGTTTTTCCAGATCAGAGCATGATTGAACTTTTCTATCATACTCCGTTTGCAGCATTCGATAGTCGTTCATCATTTTAGTAGTATCAGAAGTCAATTGCTCATAAGCATCTTTTAAAGTAGATAATTCAACTTCCACTTCCTTTAGCCTGTTACCGTATTCAATAGATTGAGATTTGTAACTAGCTTGATCTTCCTGACACTTGTTGTATTTAGCTTCTAATTCCTTGTATTTCTTTGCAGGAACACAAGCTACAGCCAACAATGACACAAAAGTTATGTAAACGATCTTCTTCATAATAACACTAACTCAAAACAAAATTCAGAAGAAAATCGCCATGTTTTGGGGATTTGTGAGATAGTTATGAACAGCTGCTTTTTGATTATCTGACAACAGCAAACTTACCAGACTCTAGTAGTTCAGCATCTTCATTGTAGATACCGAAATAATAAACTCCTGCGCGAAGATTTAATGGAACATTTACCCAATTTAAATAGTCTTCCTGGTGCAAAACTGCCGCTCCTCTCAAATCAAAGATGCTGAATTTGATTTTACCTTCATTGAAGTAATCACGTGCTAAAATAATGCTGTTTTCATCAATTAAAGGGATGTTAGTTTGAACAACACCTGAACTGTTAGACTCCATGATATCAATAGGGAAACTAAATAAATGCGCACCATTTTGGCGATCTAAAATTACCACCTGATTACTGTTTTCAAAAACGTATACACCCCAAGCTCCATTAAATTTATAAGCCGTTTCTTGATCAAATGTATCGTAATAAGCTATTTCTTTAATCGGCGATCTACTGATATCATACACCCTAAAACCTTCATTGTAATAAGCCACAAAAGCCAATTTATTCAGGAGTATAACATTGTGCGGAACATAATCCAAATAATCACTTGTTCCAAAGGTTTCGTTTACCTGAATAATAGAAAGGTCATTAACCTCACACAGTTTGATTTTTGTGCCTTCTGTTTCATCAATAAAGACATAATTTTTTCCATCCTTTGAGAGCCAACCACTGTGATTATATCCTTGATTGGCGTAAAAATCAAGCACTCCTAACTGAATGGGAACAGCACCTGCGAAATTATAAATCTGTAAACCGTCAAAACCACAATTTAAATAGGCTGTATCGTTTCTTACATAACAATCATGTACATAGTTTACATTGTTAAAGTCATGTGTTAAAACAGGATTAATAGGATCTGAAATATCAAAAACTTTCATTCCCATACCATTGGTTCCTGATGCGTACAATTTTGCTTTTACAGTATCAATGTAGATATTGTGGCATATCCCAAACAAACTATTGCTATCATATACTTTTGAGATAGAATCAGGCAAATAAGAAATGTCAAAAATTTGTAAGGTAGCAGTACCTTCATCTCCTACTGCGTACAAGTAATTTTTATAGGTTTTATAATCCCTATGAACCACAGTATAACCTTGAAACGCGCCCGCTTTTCTGTCTACCCGCACTAATTCATCATCTGTTACCATTAATACTTCAACGCCCTCAGAAGATCCAATGGCGCAATAATTTTGCCCATTGTAATTAAATCCCCAAACGTCAGAATACCGTGCTTCTTCAACTGCCAGTGTGATGTTGGTATCATTCCAAACATCTTGCAATTGCACATTTTGATAATCTTGCGCATTAGAACCGATACTCACGGTTAGTAGAAATATGAATAATTTAATTTTCATTCTGCTACTGCAAAATTACAGAGTTTAATCATCTGTTTGTGCAGAAATAACGCAAGTAATCAACTTAAATTTCGTTAAAACGATAAACAATGCTATCAATGACTAAAAGATTTTGGCAAAATAAATATATCTTAGCGCATCTTTGAATTTAGATGAAAAATCTAGTCATCATACCAACTTATAACGAGAAGGAGAATGTGGAGAAAATGATCCGAAAAGTATTCTCTTTGCCGGAGGTATTCCATATTTTAATTGTTGATGACGGTTCACCTGATGGTACTGCAGATATTGTCAAAAATCTTCAAACTGAGTTTCCAGAAAAATTGCACATTGAAGAGCGAGAAGGTAAACTTGGACTAGGAACAGCTTATATCCATGGTTTTAATTGGGGATTAGCTAAAGGGTATGATTACCTTTTTGAAATGGACTGCGATTTTTCACATAATCCTGATGACCTAGTAAGATTATTAGATGCTTGCAAAAA
It contains:
- a CDS encoding LVIVD repeat-containing protein, with the protein product MKIKLFIFLLTVSIGSNAQDYQNVQLQDVWNDTNITLAVEEARYSDVWGFNYNGQNYCAIGSSEGVEVLMVTDDELVRVDRKAGAFQGYTVVHRDYKTYKNYLYAVGDEGTATLQIFDISYLPDSISKVYDSNSLFGICHNIYIDTVKAKLYASGTNGMGMKVFDISDPINPVLTHDFNNVNYVHDCYVRNDTAYLNCGFDGLQIYNFAGAVPIQLGVLDFYANQGYNHSGWLSKDGKNYVFIDETEGTKIKLCEVNDLSIIQVNETFGTSDYLDYVPHNVILLNKLAFVAYYNEGFRVYDISRSPIKEIAYYDTFDQETAYKFNGAWGVYVFENSNQVVILDRQNGAHLFSFPIDIMESNSSGVVQTNIPLIDENSIILARDYFNEGKIKFSIFDLRGAAVLHQEDYLNWVNVPLNLRAGVYYFGIYNEDAELLESGKFAVVR